Proteins from one Coregonus clupeaformis isolate EN_2021a unplaced genomic scaffold, ASM2061545v1 scaf0472, whole genome shotgun sequence genomic window:
- the LOC121542491 gene encoding hemagglutinin/amebocyte aggregation factor-like: MKRAEVFILLFAGVLVNGKDLRWQNSYDQPLDFNCPPGQSISRIVSEHHNKHEDRLWDFGCKTTFDSATNCFTSSYVNDFDKPFSYQCPSHQVITGMHSYHENKHEDRRWKFTCCGASNFCTDSCQWTNYVNWFDEAFTFNVPPNSYLIAVESFHENKHEDRRWKYQYCTRRSC; encoded by the exons ATGAAGAGAGCCGAAGTCTTTATTCTGCTTTTTGCTGGTGTGTTGGTCAACGGAAAAG ACCTCCGCTGGCAGAACAGCTATGACCAGCCGTTAGATTTTAATTGCCCCCCAGGACAATCCATCTCTCGCATAGTGAG TGAGCATCACAACAAACATGAAGACCGTCTGTGGGACTTTGGGTGCAAAACCACATTTGACTCAGCGACTAACTGCTTCACGTCTTCCTACGTAAATGACTTCGACAAACCTTTCAGCTACCAATGCCCAAGCCACCAGGTCATCACAGGGATGCACAGCTATCATGAAAACAAACATGAGGACAGAAG ATGGAAGTTCACCTGCTGTGGAGCCAGCAACTTCTGTACCGATAGTTGCCAGTGGACCAACTACGTAAACTGGTTTGATGAGGCCTTCACTTTTAATGTCCCACCAAATTCCTACCTGATTGCAGTTGAAAGCTTCCATGAAAACAAGCATGA AGATCGTCGCTGGAAATACCAATACTGTACCAGAAGGTCATGCTGA
- the LOC121542490 gene encoding carcinoembryonic antigen-related cell adhesion molecule 1-like, translated as MKDTHTLLNLLLMLVYLAGSALTTDGRNGSTNGPLELNIVGPDFVKVGVPRSFDCAAQCSPSCSYRMSIGGQIWQGKELLFTAHQWEESLTLTCTARNDDSGRSSTVTKILQVLAGPSNVSITGPALMTPGAPQSFKCYADCHPSCNYTWRIKGRWLGGQGNEITVIPEELATSVTLNCKAINSVSGFYAMATRTIPVTSGPSEVHIRGPDSVAVGFKSMFKCSAKCTPACDYRWTIDGHTVHGSEMEMTVEQDVKSEKIMCHAQNTVSTHFEVVTKTVRVECTAEIS; from the exons ATGAAGGATACACACACCCTGCTCAATCTGCTTCTGATGCTAGTGTACCTAGCAG GATCGGCTTTGACCACTGATGGAAGGAATGGCAGTACCA ATGGTCCTTTGGAACTAAACATTGTGGGACCTGACTTTGTTAAAGTGGGCGTGCCACGCAGTTTTGACTGTGCTGCCCAGTGCTCTCCCTCCTGTAGCTACAGAATGAGTATCGGCGGGCAGATTTGGCAGGGCAAGGAGCTGTTGTTCACAGCTCACCAATGGGAGGAGTCCCTAACCCTTACATGCACTGCAAGGAATGATGACTCTGGGAGGTCCTCAACAGTAACAAAGATACTGCAGGTTTTAG CTGGACCATCCAACGTATCGATCACAGGCCCTGCCCTGATGACCCCAGGGGCCCCACAAAGCTTCAAGTGTTACGCCGACTGCCATCCCTCCTGCAACTACACCTGGAGGATAAAGGGCCGATGGCTCGGGGGACAGGGGAATGAGATTACCGTAATTCCCGAAGAGTTGGCCACCTCTGTTACCCTGAACTGCAAGGCCATCAACAGTGTGTCTGGGTTCTATGCCATGGCAACAAGGACAATACCTGTGACAT CTGGTCCATCAGAGGTCCACATCAGAGGCCCAGACTCTGTTGCAGTCGGTTTCAAGTCCATGTTTAAGTGCTCTGCCAAATGCACTCCCGCATGTGACTACCGCTGGACCATTGATGGTCACACTGTTCATGGCAGTGAGATGGAGATGACGGTCGAGCAAGATGTGAAGTCAGAGAAGATTATGTGCCACGCTCAGAATACGGTCTCAACTCATTTTGAGGTGGTCACCAAGACCGTACGGGTGGAATGTACAGCAGAAATCTCATGA